In Rosa chinensis cultivar Old Blush chromosome 1, RchiOBHm-V2, whole genome shotgun sequence, a genomic segment contains:
- the LOC112193503 gene encoding putative ABC transporter C family member 15 isoform X2: MNFRLEFQTEWLQQNFPCLYEHISIVMQLSFLGILVLHFLQKIMGQICKQRTTFTDQSTENNGTGIGTQFSTLYKTTIACCLLLMGTHFIVVLLLVNGSFTYCNHKVPTFSSEGMQVVSWALSSVAVYRLVNIKSIKFPWLLRAWWLCSFILSIISVAVDTYFQITYHGQLRLQDYSDFLSLLASTCLFGISIQGKTGLTSTVPDSITEPLLSGKGDKHTEGRQQSPYGKATLLQLITFSWLNPLFSLGIKKPLDQEEVPALDIKDSAEYLSHSYDERLKHVKERDGTTNPEIYKTIYLFIRKKAAINAMFAALYAVASYVGPYLINDFVNFLTEKKTRSSGSGYILAVAFLGAKMVETIAQRQWIFGARQLGLRLRAALISQIFKKGLHLSSQSHQSHNSGEVINYMSVDIQRITDFIWYLNIIWMMPIQISLAIYILHTNLGMGSFGALVATFGVLLCNIPMTNLQKRYQSRIMEAKDNRMKATTEILRSMKTIKLQAWDSQFLHKLESLRKIEYDWLWKSLRLFAIGSTVFWGAPSFISVVTFWACMLMGIDLTAGRVLSALATFRMLQDPIFNLPDVLNVIAQGKVSADRVASYLMEEEIQQDAIEHIPKDQMENSIEIENGKFGWNIESSSTTLDGIHLKVRRGMKVAICGAVGSGKSSLLSCILGEIQKLSGTVKISGTKAYVPQSPWILTGNIRENILFGNAFDKVKYDKTVKACALEKDLELFSSGDLTEIGERGINMSGGQKQRIQIARAVYQDADIYLLDDPFSAVDAHTGTQLFEDCMMGILKEKTTLYVTHQVEFLPAADLILVMQDGKIAQAGSFEELLKQNIGFEVLVGAHSRALESILTVENSSRTTQTPTSDNESSTDSTSNAKLPQTRQKSEHNLSIEITEKEGKLVQDEEREKGVIGKEVYWSYLTTVKAGMLVPVIILAQSSFQVLQVASNYWMAWASPPTIETEPKFGIKFILLTYILLAIGSSLCVLLRASLIAVAGLATAQKFFTNMLHSILRAPMAFFDSTPTGRILNRASTDQSVLDLEMAIKLGWCALSIIQILGTIAVMSQVAWEVFIVFIPVTAVCIWYQQYYIPTARELARLSGIQRAPILHHFAESLAGAATIRAFDQQERFSNANLSLIDNHSRPWFHNVSAMEWLSFRLNLLSNFVFGFSLVLLVTLPEGVINPSIAGLAVTYGINLNVLQASIIWNICNAENKMISVERILQYSNLTSEAPLVIEEYKPPINWPQVGTICFKNLQIRYAEHLPSVLKNINCTFPGKNKVGVVGRTGSGKSTLIQALFRIVEPREGSILIDDLDICKIGLHDLRSRLSIIPQEPTMFEGTVRGNLDPLEQYSDSDVWEALDKCQLGDLVRAKEEKLEASVVENGENWSAGQRQLVCLGRALLKKSRILVLDEATASVDSATDGVIQKIISQEFKDRTVVTIAHRIHTVIDSDLVLVLSDGRIAEYDTPAKLLEREESLFSKLIKEYSMRSQSFNSFPNLHN, translated from the exons ATGA ATTTCCGGCTTGAATTTCAGACAGAATGGCTCCAGCAAAACTTTCCCTGCTTGTATGAGCACATCAGCATAGTTATGCAACTTAGTTTCCTTGGCATCTTAGTACTGCATTTTTTACAAAAAATCATGGGTCAAATATGCAAACAAAGAACTACGTTCACAGACCAAAGCACGGAGAACAATGGCACTGGCATTGGCACGCAATTCAGTACCCTTTACAAGACTACAATAGCTTGTTGCCTTTTACTGATGGGTACTCATTTCATAGTGGTGCTGTTGCTGGTAAATGGAAGTTTTACATACTGCAATCATAAAGTTCCCACATTTTCATCAGAGGGCATGCAAGTGGTATCATGGGCACTATCATCAGTTGCAGTATACCGGCTTGTGAATATCAAGTCTATCAAGTTCCCTTGGCTATTAAGAGCATGGTGGCTTTGCAGCTTTATCTTGTCCATCATCTCTGTGGCTGTTGATACATATTTCCAAATCACATACCATGGCCAGCTTCGATTACAAGATTATTCTGACTTCCTGAGTCTCCTTGCATCCACCTGCCTGTTTGGTATTTCAATACAAGGGAAGACAGGACTAACCTCTACCGTCCCAGATAGCATCACCGAACCACTTCTCAGTGGAAAAGGTGATAAACATACAGAAGGAAGACAACAATCTCCATATGGAAAAGCTACTCTTCTCCAACTCATCACATTCTCTTGGCTCAACCCCTTGTTTTCTCTTGGAATCAAGAAACCCCTAGACCAGGAAGAAGTCCCAGCTCTTGACATCAAAGACTCAGCTGAATATCTGTCTCACTCATATGATGAGAGACTAAAACATGTTAAGGAGAGAGATGGAAccacaaacccagaaatctacaagacaatttatttatttatcaggAAGAAAGCAGCAATTAATGCTATGTTTGCTGCATTATATGCTGTAGCATCATATGTTGGACCATATCTCATTAATGACTTCGTAAACTTTTTGACAGAGAAGAAAACTCGAAGCTCAGGGAGTGGCTACATTCTTGCAGTTGCCTTTCTAGGAGCCAAGATGGTTGAAACGATTGCACAGAGGCAATGGATATTTGGGGCAAGACAGCTAGGCCTTCGCCTTAGAGCTGCTCTGATATCTCAAATTTTCAAGAAAGGCTTACATCTATCAAGCCAATCCCACCAAAGCCACAACAGCGGAGAGGTCATCAACTATATGAGTGTAGATATCCAAAGAATCACAGACTTCATTTGGTACTTAAACATAATATGGATGATGCCTATTCAAATTTCCTTGGCAATCTATATCCTTCACACGAATCTAGGCATGGGTTCCTTCGGCGCATTAGTAGCAACTTTTGGAGTACTGCTTTGCAATATCCCAATGACTAATCTTCAGAAAAGATACCAGTCTAGGATCATGGAAGCCAAGGACAACAGGATGAAAGCCACTACAGAGATTCTTCGAAGCATGAAGACCATCAAACTTCAGGCATGGGACAGTCAATTCCTTCACAAGTTAGAAAGCTTGAGGAAAATAGAGTACGACTGGCTATGGAAGTCACTAAGACTGTTTGCAATTGGCTCTACTGTCTTTTGGGGAGCACCCTCATTTATCTCAGTGGTGACTTTCTGGGCTTGTATGCTGATGGGTATAGACCTCACAGCAGGGAGAGTTTTATCAGCATTAGCCACCTTCAGAATGTTACAAGATCCTATATTTAATCTACCTGATGTCCTCAACGTGATTGCACAGGGAAAAGTTTCCGCAGATAGAGTAGCTTCATATCTCATGGAAGAAGAAATTCAGCAGGATGCCATTGAGCATATTCCAAAAGATCAGATGGAAAACTCCATTGAAATAGAAAATGGAAAATTTGGCTGGAATATTGAGTCAAGCAGCACAACTCTTGATGGAATCCACTTAAAAGTGAGGAGGGGTATGAAAGTGGCAATTTGTGGGGCTGTAGGATCAGGGAAGTCTAGCCTTCTCTCATGCATACTTGGAGAAATTCAAAAGTTGTCAGGGACAGTGAAAATCAGCGGTACAAAGGCTTATGTTCCTCAATCTCCATGGATTTTGACAGGAAATATCAGGGAGAATATCCTGTTCGGAAATGCATTCGACAAGGTCAAGTATGACAAAACCGTTAAAGCATGTGCATTGGAAAAGGATCTTGAGCTGTTCTCCTCTGGAGATCTAACAGAAATAGGAGAAAGAGGAATTAATATGAGCGGAGGACAGAAACAAAGGATACAAATTGCTCGTGCAGTTTACCAGGATGCTGATATATATCTACTAGATGACCCTTTCAGTGCTGTTGATGCTCACACAGGCACTCAACTCTTTGAG GACTGCATGATGGGAATTCTCAAAGAGAAGACCACACTTTATGTCACCCACCAAGTTGAGTTTCTCCCAGCAGCCGACTTAATTCTG gTGATGCAAGATGGAAAAATTGCACAAGCTGGAAGCTTTGAAGAGCTTCTAAAACAAAATATAGGCTTTGAAGTTTTGGTTGGTGCTCATAGCCGAGCTCTAGAGTCAATCCTAACAGTAGAAAATAGCAGCAGAACTACTCAAACTCCAACATCTGACAATGAATCCTCTACAGATTCCACATCAAATGCTAAACTTCCACAGACACGACAGAAATCAGAGCATAATCTCTCTATAGAGATTactgaaaaagaaggaaaattggttcaagatgaagagagagagaaaggagtcATTGGAAAAGAAGTTTACTGGTCTTATTTGACAACTGTGAAAGCTGGTATGCTAGTTCCAGTCATAATCTTGGCACAGTCATCATTCCAAGTACTGCAGGTAGCTAGTAACTATTGGATGGCATGGGCTTCACCTCCTACAATTGAGACGGAGCCAAAATTTGGGATTAAGTTCATATTACTTACTTATATACTACTCGCTATTGGAAGTTCACTTTGTGTGCTATTGCGAGCATCACTAATAGCAGTAGCAGGACTTGCAACAGCACAAAAGTTCTTCACAAATATGCTACATAGCATACTCCGAGCACCAATGGCATTTTTCGATTCAACCCCAACTGGAAGAATCTTAAACCGA GCATCTACTGATCAAAGTGTGTTAGATTTGGAAATGGCAATCAAATTAGGTTGGTGCGCTCTCTCTATAATACAGATTTTAGGGACCATTGCAGTGATGTCACAAGTAGCATGGGAAGTATTCATCGTATTCATTCCGGTAACTGCAGTCTGCATATGGTATCAG CAATATTACATACCAACAGCAAGAGAACTGGCGCGGCTATCAGGCATACAAAGGGCTCCGATCCTCCATCACTTTGCAGAATCTCTGGCAGGAGCGGCAACAATCCGTGCTTTTGATCAACAGGAACGCTTTAGTAATGCAAACCTCAGTCTTATTGACAACCACTCAAGGCCATGGTTTCATAATGTGTCAGCAATGGAATGGCTTTCTTTCAGACTAAATCTACTCTCAAACTTTGTGTTTGGCTTCTCATTAGTTCTATTGGTGACTCTACCTGAAGGAGTTATTAATCCAA GCATTGCAGGGTTGGCGGTAACATATGGAATAAATCTGAATGTTTTGCAAGCTTCAATTATATGGAACATATGCAATGCAGAAAATAAGATGATCTCAGTTGAAAGAATTCTGCAGTACTCAAATCTAACAAGTGAAGCACCTCTTGTAATTGAAGAATACAAGCCACCAATCAACTGGCCACAAGTTGGAACAATTTGTTTCAAAAATCTGCAG ATTCGTTATGCTGAACATCTCCCATCTGTTCTGAAAAACATTAACTGTACATTTCCGGGAAAAAACAAAGTTGGTGTTGTAGGAAGAACAGGAAGTGGGAAATCAACCCTCATACAGGCTCTTTTCAGGATAGTTGAACCTAGAGAAGGAAGCATTTTAATTGATGATCTAGACATTTGCAAAATTGGCCTTCATGACTTAAGATCAAGACTCAGCATCATTCCACAAGAACCAACAATGTTTGAAGGAACAGTTAGAGGAAACCTCGACCCACTAGAGCAATACTCTGACAGTGATGTTTGGGAG
- the LOC112193503 gene encoding putative ABC transporter C family member 15 isoform X3, whose translation MNFRLEFQTEWLQQNFPCLYEHISIVMQLSFLGILVLHFLQKIMGQICKQRTTFTDQSTENNGTGIGTQFSTLYKTTIACCLLLMGTHFIVVLLLVNGSFTYCNHKVPTFSSEGMQVVSWALSSVAVYRLVNIKSIKFPWLLRAWWLCSFILSIISVAVDTYFQITYHGQLRLQDYSDFLSLLASTCLFGISIQGKTGLTSTVPDSITEPLLSGKGDKHTEGRQQSPYGKATLLQLITFSWLNPLFSLGIKKPLDQEEVPALDIKDSAEYLSHSYDERLKHVKERDGTTNPEIYKTIYLFIRKKAAINAMFAALYAVASYVGPYLINDFVNFLTEKKTRSSGSGYILAVAFLGAKMVETIAQRQWIFGARQLGLRLRAALISQIFKKGLHLSSQSHQSHNSGEVINYMSVDIQRITDFIWYLNIIWMMPIQISLAIYILHTNLGMGSFGALVATFGVLLCNIPMTNLQKRYQSRIMEAKDNRMKATTEILRSMKTIKLQAWDSQFLHKLESLRKIEYDWLWKSLRLFAIGSTVFWGAPSFISVVTFWACMLMGIDLTAGRVLSALATFRMLQDPIFNLPDVLNVIAQGKVSADRVASYLMEEEIQQDAIEHIPKDQMENSIEIENGKFGWNIESSSTTLDGIHLKVRRGMKVAICGAVGSGKSSLLSCILGEIQKLSGTVKISGTKAYVPQSPWILTGNIRENILFGNAFDKVKYDKTVKACALEKDLELFSSGDLTEIGERGINMSGGQKQRIQIARAVYQDADIYLLDDPFSAVDAHTGTQLFEDCMMGILKEKTTLYVTHQVEFLPAADLILVMQDGKIAQAGSFEELLKQNIGFEVLVGAHSRALESILTVENSSRTTQTPTSDNESSTDSTSNAKLPQTRQKSEHNLSIEITEKEGKLVQDEEREKGVIGKEVYWSYLTTVKAGMLVPVIILAQSSFQVLQVASNYWMAWASPPTIETEPKFGIKFILLTYILLAIGSSLCVLLRASLIAVAGLATAQKFFTNMLHSILRAPMAFFDSTPTGRILNRASTDQSVLDLEMAIKLGWCALSIIQILGTIAVMSQVAWEVFIVFIPVTAVCIWYQQYYIPTARELARLSGIQRAPILHHFAESLAGAATIRAFDQQERFSNANLSLIDNHSRPWFHNVSAMEWLSFRLNLLSNFVFGFSLVLLVTLPEGVINPSIAGLAVTYGINLNVLQASIIWNICNAENKMISVERILQYSNLTSEAPLVIEEYKPPINWPQVGTICFKNLQIRYAEHLPSVLKNINCTFPGKNKVGVVGRTGSGKSTLIQALFRIVEPREGSILIDDLDICKIGLHDLRSRLSIIPQEPTMFEGTVRGNLDPLEQYSDSDVWEALDKCQLGDLVRAKEEKLEASVTENGENWSAGQRQLLCLGRALLKKSRILVLDEATASIDSATDGVIQKIISQEFKDRTVVTVAHRIHTVIDSDLVLVLSDGRIAEYDTPAKLLEREDSLFSKLIKEYSMRSQSFNR comes from the exons ATGA ATTTCCGGCTTGAATTTCAGACAGAATGGCTCCAGCAAAACTTTCCCTGCTTGTATGAGCACATCAGCATAGTTATGCAACTTAGTTTCCTTGGCATCTTAGTACTGCATTTTTTACAAAAAATCATGGGTCAAATATGCAAACAAAGAACTACGTTCACAGACCAAAGCACGGAGAACAATGGCACTGGCATTGGCACGCAATTCAGTACCCTTTACAAGACTACAATAGCTTGTTGCCTTTTACTGATGGGTACTCATTTCATAGTGGTGCTGTTGCTGGTAAATGGAAGTTTTACATACTGCAATCATAAAGTTCCCACATTTTCATCAGAGGGCATGCAAGTGGTATCATGGGCACTATCATCAGTTGCAGTATACCGGCTTGTGAATATCAAGTCTATCAAGTTCCCTTGGCTATTAAGAGCATGGTGGCTTTGCAGCTTTATCTTGTCCATCATCTCTGTGGCTGTTGATACATATTTCCAAATCACATACCATGGCCAGCTTCGATTACAAGATTATTCTGACTTCCTGAGTCTCCTTGCATCCACCTGCCTGTTTGGTATTTCAATACAAGGGAAGACAGGACTAACCTCTACCGTCCCAGATAGCATCACCGAACCACTTCTCAGTGGAAAAGGTGATAAACATACAGAAGGAAGACAACAATCTCCATATGGAAAAGCTACTCTTCTCCAACTCATCACATTCTCTTGGCTCAACCCCTTGTTTTCTCTTGGAATCAAGAAACCCCTAGACCAGGAAGAAGTCCCAGCTCTTGACATCAAAGACTCAGCTGAATATCTGTCTCACTCATATGATGAGAGACTAAAACATGTTAAGGAGAGAGATGGAAccacaaacccagaaatctacaagacaatttatttatttatcaggAAGAAAGCAGCAATTAATGCTATGTTTGCTGCATTATATGCTGTAGCATCATATGTTGGACCATATCTCATTAATGACTTCGTAAACTTTTTGACAGAGAAGAAAACTCGAAGCTCAGGGAGTGGCTACATTCTTGCAGTTGCCTTTCTAGGAGCCAAGATGGTTGAAACGATTGCACAGAGGCAATGGATATTTGGGGCAAGACAGCTAGGCCTTCGCCTTAGAGCTGCTCTGATATCTCAAATTTTCAAGAAAGGCTTACATCTATCAAGCCAATCCCACCAAAGCCACAACAGCGGAGAGGTCATCAACTATATGAGTGTAGATATCCAAAGAATCACAGACTTCATTTGGTACTTAAACATAATATGGATGATGCCTATTCAAATTTCCTTGGCAATCTATATCCTTCACACGAATCTAGGCATGGGTTCCTTCGGCGCATTAGTAGCAACTTTTGGAGTACTGCTTTGCAATATCCCAATGACTAATCTTCAGAAAAGATACCAGTCTAGGATCATGGAAGCCAAGGACAACAGGATGAAAGCCACTACAGAGATTCTTCGAAGCATGAAGACCATCAAACTTCAGGCATGGGACAGTCAATTCCTTCACAAGTTAGAAAGCTTGAGGAAAATAGAGTACGACTGGCTATGGAAGTCACTAAGACTGTTTGCAATTGGCTCTACTGTCTTTTGGGGAGCACCCTCATTTATCTCAGTGGTGACTTTCTGGGCTTGTATGCTGATGGGTATAGACCTCACAGCAGGGAGAGTTTTATCAGCATTAGCCACCTTCAGAATGTTACAAGATCCTATATTTAATCTACCTGATGTCCTCAACGTGATTGCACAGGGAAAAGTTTCCGCAGATAGAGTAGCTTCATATCTCATGGAAGAAGAAATTCAGCAGGATGCCATTGAGCATATTCCAAAAGATCAGATGGAAAACTCCATTGAAATAGAAAATGGAAAATTTGGCTGGAATATTGAGTCAAGCAGCACAACTCTTGATGGAATCCACTTAAAAGTGAGGAGGGGTATGAAAGTGGCAATTTGTGGGGCTGTAGGATCAGGGAAGTCTAGCCTTCTCTCATGCATACTTGGAGAAATTCAAAAGTTGTCAGGGACAGTGAAAATCAGCGGTACAAAGGCTTATGTTCCTCAATCTCCATGGATTTTGACAGGAAATATCAGGGAGAATATCCTGTTCGGAAATGCATTCGACAAGGTCAAGTATGACAAAACCGTTAAAGCATGTGCATTGGAAAAGGATCTTGAGCTGTTCTCCTCTGGAGATCTAACAGAAATAGGAGAAAGAGGAATTAATATGAGCGGAGGACAGAAACAAAGGATACAAATTGCTCGTGCAGTTTACCAGGATGCTGATATATATCTACTAGATGACCCTTTCAGTGCTGTTGATGCTCACACAGGCACTCAACTCTTTGAG GACTGCATGATGGGAATTCTCAAAGAGAAGACCACACTTTATGTCACCCACCAAGTTGAGTTTCTCCCAGCAGCCGACTTAATTCTG gTGATGCAAGATGGAAAAATTGCACAAGCTGGAAGCTTTGAAGAGCTTCTAAAACAAAATATAGGCTTTGAAGTTTTGGTTGGTGCTCATAGCCGAGCTCTAGAGTCAATCCTAACAGTAGAAAATAGCAGCAGAACTACTCAAACTCCAACATCTGACAATGAATCCTCTACAGATTCCACATCAAATGCTAAACTTCCACAGACACGACAGAAATCAGAGCATAATCTCTCTATAGAGATTactgaaaaagaaggaaaattggttcaagatgaagagagagagaaaggagtcATTGGAAAAGAAGTTTACTGGTCTTATTTGACAACTGTGAAAGCTGGTATGCTAGTTCCAGTCATAATCTTGGCACAGTCATCATTCCAAGTACTGCAGGTAGCTAGTAACTATTGGATGGCATGGGCTTCACCTCCTACAATTGAGACGGAGCCAAAATTTGGGATTAAGTTCATATTACTTACTTATATACTACTCGCTATTGGAAGTTCACTTTGTGTGCTATTGCGAGCATCACTAATAGCAGTAGCAGGACTTGCAACAGCACAAAAGTTCTTCACAAATATGCTACATAGCATACTCCGAGCACCAATGGCATTTTTCGATTCAACCCCAACTGGAAGAATCTTAAACCGA GCATCTACTGATCAAAGTGTGTTAGATTTGGAAATGGCAATCAAATTAGGTTGGTGCGCTCTCTCTATAATACAGATTTTAGGGACCATTGCAGTGATGTCACAAGTAGCATGGGAAGTATTCATCGTATTCATTCCGGTAACTGCAGTCTGCATATGGTATCAG CAATATTACATACCAACAGCAAGAGAACTGGCGCGGCTATCAGGCATACAAAGGGCTCCGATCCTCCATCACTTTGCAGAATCTCTGGCAGGAGCGGCAACAATCCGTGCTTTTGATCAACAGGAACGCTTTAGTAATGCAAACCTCAGTCTTATTGACAACCACTCAAGGCCATGGTTTCATAATGTGTCAGCAATGGAATGGCTTTCTTTCAGACTAAATCTACTCTCAAACTTTGTGTTTGGCTTCTCATTAGTTCTATTGGTGACTCTACCTGAAGGAGTTATTAATCCAA GCATTGCAGGGTTGGCGGTAACATATGGAATAAATCTGAATGTTTTGCAAGCTTCAATTATATGGAACATATGCAATGCAGAAAATAAGATGATCTCAGTTGAAAGAATTCTGCAGTACTCAAATCTAACAAGTGAAGCACCTCTTGTAATTGAAGAATACAAGCCACCAATCAACTGGCCACAAGTTGGAACAATTTGTTTCAAAAATCTGCAG ATTCGTTATGCTGAACATCTCCCATCTGTTCTGAAAAACATTAACTGTACATTTCCGGGAAAAAACAAAGTTGGTGTTGTAGGAAGAACAGGAAGTGGGAAATCAACCCTCATACAGGCTCTTTTCAGGATAGTTGAACCTAGAGAAGGAAGCATTTTAATTGATGATCTAGACATTTGCAAAATTGGCCTTCATGACTTAAGATCAAGACTCAGCATCATTCCACAAGAACCAACAATGTTTGAAGGAACAGTTAGAGGAAACCTCGACCCACTAGAGCAATACTCTGACAGTGATGTTTGGGAG GCTTTAGATAAATGTCAGCTAGGTGATCTAGTGCGTGCAAAGGAAGAGAAATTGGAAGCCTCAG TGACGGAAAATGGAGAAAACTGGAGTGCGGGTCAAAGACAGTTACTTTGCCTTGGAAGAGCATTGCTTAAGAAAAGCAGAATTCTGGTATTGGATGAAGCAACAGCATCAATTGATTCTGCAACTGATGGGGTGATACAGAAGATCATCAGCCAAGAATTCAAAGACCGAACAGTTGTCACAGTAGCTCATAGAATCCACACAGTTATAGACAGTGATCTCGTTTTGGTGCTCAGTGACG GAAGGATTGCAGAATACGACACACCAGCAAAGCTACTAGAGAGAGAAGATTCTTTATTTTCTAAACTCATAAAGGAGTACTCAATGAGATCCCAGAGCTTCAACAG GTGA
- the LOC112193539 gene encoding uncharacterized protein LOC112193539: MSYMFDADGCAFWKSYGDGDDVLLQDVGTRDPFTSSDEKWYQYGAEKKEAVEKYCSSVRTRDLMSETLSQTLPSSSGSKEEEKLEIATTGSREEDIPKSSAEEYCIQEVYIFYLYTGL, from the exons ATGTCATATATGTTCGATGCTGATGGTTGTGCATTTTGGAAAAGCTATGGTGATGGAGATGATGTGCTGCTTCAAG ATGTGGGAACTAGGGATCCATTTACATCTTCTGATGAAAAATGGTACCAGTATGgggcagaaaagaaagaagcagtcgAAAAATACTGCTCTTCTGTAAG GACAAGAGACCTTATGTCTGAAACCCTGTCTCAAACACTTCCTTCAAGTTCTGGAAGTAAGGAAGAAGAGAAGCTTGAAATTGCGACTACTGGAAGCAGAGAAGAAGACATACCCAAAAGTAGTGCAGAAGAGTACTGTATTCAAGAGGtttacattttttatttatacaCAGGTTTATAA